A genomic window from Enterobacteriaceae endosymbiont of Macroplea appendiculata includes:
- the aspS gene encoding aspartate--tRNA ligase, which produces MEHRIYCGRVNDKHINYIVTLYGWVYNYRNLGKLIFANIKDIQGIIQAIFIPRYNETYKLAKTLRNNFCVKITGKVVKRKNINPKIITGHLEIIVSKLIILNKSKNLPIDNNHINIEENRLKYRFLDLRQEKMIHIIKTRSKIMSIIRIFLEKNNFLNIETPILTNFTPEGSRDYLVPSRIHKKCFYALPQSPQIFKQLLMISGLDRYYQFAKCFRDEDLRSDRQPEFTQIDIEMSFVESKNFRSFIELMIIYLWKKIINIKLNKFHVLTFQKAMSDYGTDKPDLRNHLKLINLSEIFIKHNIKIYQPNFVVIIIKQQYCTTKSLHNLHKYNLYISQYNTKDLNILQVSHSGLNNIMFNSDKDGINSLEYIKIHQKYIIHFLNLREKDIIFIGTNKYNGNISSMGMLRTLLGNDFNIINNDSWYPLWVIDFPLFTKNQEGHLISTNHPFTAPKNYDITKLISQPENILSDSYDLVINGYEIGSGSLRINNYKIQKIIFDILKLNNDIQENNFGFFLKALQFGAPPHIGIALGLDRLVMLLVRTTNIKDVIAFPKTTSATCLLTNAPHKVNKKILLELGLGNI; this is translated from the coding sequence ATGGAACATAGAATTTATTGTGGTAGAGTTAATGATAAGCATATCAATTATATTGTAACACTTTATGGTTGGGTTTATAATTATAGAAATTTAGGTAAATTAATTTTTGCTAATATTAAAGATATACAAGGTATAATACAAGCAATATTTATACCAAGATATAATGAAACATATAAACTTGCAAAAACATTACGTAATAATTTTTGTGTAAAAATTACTGGTAAAGTAGTAAAACGCAAAAATATTAATCCAAAAATTATTACAGGTCATCTTGAAATTATTGTGTCAAAACTTATCATTTTAAATAAATCTAAAAATTTACCTATAGATAATAATCATATTAATATAGAAGAAAACAGATTAAAGTATAGATTTTTAGATCTTAGACAAGAAAAAATGATTCATATTATTAAAACTAGATCAAAGATAATGAGTATTATTAGAATATTTTTAGAAAAAAATAATTTTTTAAATATTGAAACTCCTATTCTTACTAATTTTACTCCAGAAGGTTCAAGAGATTACTTAGTACCCAGTCGTATACATAAAAAATGTTTTTATGCGTTACCACAGTCACCACAAATATTTAAACAATTATTAATGATTTCAGGATTAGATCGTTATTACCAATTTGCTAAATGTTTTCGTGATGAAGATCTACGTTCAGATAGACAACCTGAATTTACACAAATAGATATTGAAATGTCTTTTGTTGAATCTAAAAATTTTAGAAGTTTTATAGAATTAATGATCATATATTTATGGAAAAAAATCATTAATATTAAATTAAATAAATTTCATGTTCTTACTTTTCAAAAAGCTATGTCTGATTATGGGACTGACAAACCTGATTTAAGAAATCATTTAAAACTAATTAATTTATCTGAAATTTTTATTAAACATAATATAAAAATATATCAACCTAATTTTGTTGTTATTATAATTAAACAACAATACTGTACAACAAAATCTTTGCATAACTTACATAAATATAATTTATATATAAGTCAATATAATACGAAAGATTTAAATATTTTGCAAGTTAGTCATTCTGGTTTGAACAATATTATGTTTAATAGTGATAAAGATGGGATAAACAGTTTAGAATATATTAAAATTCATCAAAAATATATTATACATTTTTTAAATTTACGTGAAAAAGATATTATCTTTATTGGTACTAATAAATATAATGGTAATATTAGTTCCATGGGAATGTTAAGAACATTATTAGGAAATGATTTTAACATTATTAATAATGATAGTTGGTATCCATTATGGGTTATTGATTTTCCTTTATTTACTAAAAATCAAGAAGGTCACTTGATATCTACTAATCATCCTTTTACAGCACCTAAAAATTATGATATTACGAAGTTAATATCACAACCAGAAAATATATTATCAGATTCTTATGATCTAGTTATTAATGGTTATGAAATTGGTAGTGGTTCTTTAAGAATTAATAATTATAAAATACAAAAAATAATTTTTGACATATTAAAATTAAATAATGATATACAAGAAAATAATTTTGGTTTTTTTTTAAAAGCATTACAATTTGGTGCACCACCACATATTGGTATCGCACTTGGTTTGGATAGATTAGTTATGTTATTAGTACGTACAACAAATATTAAAGATGTCATTGCTTTTCCTAAAACAACTTCTGCAACATGCCTATTAACTAATGCTCCACATAAAGTAAATAAAAAAATTTTATTAGAATTAGGCTTAGGAAATATATAA
- the argS gene encoding arginine--tRNA ligase, with product MNIKKILSEHIYNAMIKTNIPPYYNVILRQCKNFKFGHYQVNGIIPAAINMKLKPYDLAKKVNSNIIATHIIKKINISIIGHINIFINKIWLAEQIDKILSSKIFGLTKQIKSQNIVVDYSSPNIAKDMHIGHLRSTVLGDAVVKILSFIGHNVIQQNHIGDWGTQFGMLIAFLKDQHLEQLSITHLNEFYKQAQTKYKNDAIFAQQSRKYVMQLHKQNSYCLKIWKHIVNLTMENNYQVYKNLDISLNHTHTMGESQYNHMLPHIVLDLKNKGLAMHSQGAIIVPIYNDKNQNIDNIIIQKSDGAYLYATTDIACINYRVKTLHADRIIYYVDTRQKQYLQNIFYIVKKAKYINNNVSLEHHMFGMVLNKLHKPFKTREGKNIKLLDLINEAIKRSKKIILNKQPNIKYCKLQHLAHIIGIGAIKYADLSKNRTSNYIFNWEEVLNFEGNTSLYIQYAYVRAVSILEKSHIKQQKIQKSKIILTHLNEINLAIHLLEFEEIIFKIAQNGTPHILCNWLYKMAVLFSVVYETCNILHQQNDTIKRSKLKITLIVSQFIKQGLKLLGIQTIKNM from the coding sequence ATGAATATTAAAAAAATATTATCTGAACATATATATAATGCTATGATAAAAACAAATATACCACCATATTATAATGTTATTTTACGTCAATGTAAAAATTTTAAGTTTGGTCATTATCAAGTTAATGGTATTATTCCTGCTGCTATAAATATGAAACTTAAACCATATGATCTTGCCAAAAAAGTCAATAGTAATATTATTGCTACTCATATCATTAAAAAAATAAATATTTCTATTATAGGACATATAAATATTTTTATTAATAAAATATGGTTAGCAGAACAAATAGATAAAATTTTATCTTCTAAAATATTTGGTTTAACAAAACAAATCAAATCACAAAATATTGTAGTTGATTACTCTAGTCCTAATATAGCGAAAGATATGCATATTGGACATTTAAGATCCACTGTATTAGGAGATGCTGTAGTTAAAATTTTATCATTTATAGGACATAATGTTATACAACAAAATCATATTGGAGATTGGGGTACACAATTTGGTATGCTAATTGCTTTTTTAAAAGATCAACATTTAGAACAACTTTCTATCACGCATTTAAATGAATTTTATAAACAAGCACAAACAAAATATAAAAATGATGCTATTTTTGCACAACAATCTCGTAAATATGTTATGCAATTACATAAACAAAATTCATATTGTTTAAAAATATGGAAACATATTGTAAATCTTACAATGGAAAATAATTATCAAGTATATAAAAATCTTGATATTTCCTTAAATCATACTCATACTATGGGTGAAAGTCAATATAATCACATGCTCCCACATATTGTTTTAGATTTAAAAAATAAAGGTTTAGCTATGCATAGTCAAGGAGCTATTATTGTACCGATTTATAATGATAAAAATCAAAATATTGATAATATTATAATTCAAAAAAGTGATGGTGCATATTTATATGCTACTACTGATATCGCTTGTATAAACTATAGAGTAAAAACTCTGCATGCTGATCGTATTATATATTATGTTGATACACGTCAAAAACAATATTTGCAAAACATATTTTATATTGTAAAAAAAGCTAAATATATTAATAACAATGTAAGTTTAGAACATCATATGTTTGGCATGGTTTTAAATAAATTACATAAACCATTTAAAACAAGAGAAGGTAAAAATATTAAATTACTAGATTTAATTAATGAAGCTATTAAACGTTCAAAAAAAATTATTTTAAATAAACAACCAAATATAAAATATTGTAAGTTACAACATCTAGCGCATATTATAGGAATAGGTGCTATTAAATATGCTGACTTATCAAAAAATAGAACATCTAATTACATTTTTAATTGGGAAGAAGTTTTAAATTTTGAAGGTAATACATCATTATATATTCAATATGCATATGTTAGAGCTGTTTCTATATTAGAAAAATCACATATTAAACAACAAAAAATACAAAAAAGTAAAATAATATTGACACATTTAAATGAAATAAATTTAGCTATCCATTTATTAGAATTTGAAGAAATCATATTTAAAATTGCACAAAATGGTACTCCACATATATTATGTAATTGGTTATATAAAATGGCTGTATTATTTTCTGTTGTATATGAAACATGTAATATATTACATCAACAAAATGATACTATTAAAAGAAGTAAATTAAAAATTACTTTAATTGTTTCACAATTTATTAAACAAGGATTAAAACTATTAGGAATACAAACTATTAAAAATATGTAA
- the mnmA gene encoding tRNA 2-thiouridine(34) synthase MnmA: MNIKLKKVIIAMSGGVDSSVAAWLLTKQNYQVEGLFMKNWEYNDRNSYCNIAQDLQDATNICKKLSIPLHKMNFASEYWEYVFQNFLIEYQKGYTPNPDILCNKIIKFKYFMYFALQHLKADFISTGHYARCKKIKNKIYLLTSIDDTKDQSYFLYTLTQEKLKKIIFPIGGLKKIEVRYIAKKLNFINATKKDSTGICFIGEKKFDIFLNKFLISHPGNIFDINGNYLGKHKGLIHYTIGQRKNIGIGGLKTYSNQAWYVYKKDIVNNILIVVQGNNNIYLLSIGLIIIDIHWINNITILPKKISLKTRYRQKKVYCKIFFYTKNKIKVYFSQPISSITPGQSAVFYAKNICLGGGIIINNIPLIR; this comes from the coding sequence ATGAATATAAAATTAAAAAAAGTTATTATTGCGATGTCTGGTGGGGTAGATTCTTCGGTTGCTGCTTGGTTATTAACTAAACAAAATTATCAAGTAGAAGGATTATTTATGAAAAATTGGGAATATAATGATCGTAATAGTTATTGTAATATAGCACAAGATTTACAAGATGCGACTAATATTTGTAAAAAATTATCTATTCCTTTACATAAAATGAATTTTGCATCTGAATATTGGGAATATGTATTTCAAAATTTTCTTATAGAATATCAAAAAGGTTATACACCTAATCCTGATATTTTATGTAATAAAATTATTAAATTTAAATATTTTATGTATTTTGCTTTACAACACTTAAAAGCAGATTTTATTAGTACTGGCCATTATGCAAGATGTAAAAAAATAAAAAACAAAATATATTTATTAACTAGCATTGATGATACTAAAGATCAAAGCTATTTTCTTTATACCCTTACACAAGAAAAATTAAAAAAAATTATATTTCCTATTGGAGGATTAAAAAAAATAGAAGTAAGATATATAGCAAAAAAATTAAATTTTATTAATGCAACTAAAAAAGATTCTACAGGAATTTGTTTTATTGGTGAAAAAAAGTTTGATATTTTTTTAAATAAGTTTCTTATATCACATCCAGGCAATATTTTTGATATTAACGGTAATTATTTAGGTAAACATAAAGGTTTAATACACTATACAATAGGACAAAGGAAAAATATAGGTATAGGAGGTTTAAAAACTTATAGTAATCAAGCATGGTATGTATATAAAAAAGATATAGTAAATAATATTTTAATAGTAGTACAAGGGAATAATAATATATATTTACTATCTATTGGCTTGATCATTATAGATATACATTGGATTAATAATATTACTATATTACCAAAAAAAATCTCACTTAAAACAAGATATAGACAAAAAAAAGTATATTGTAAAATATTTTTTTACACAAAAAATAAAATAAAAGTTTATTTTTCACAACCTATATCTAGTATTACACCAGGACAATCAGCAGTTTTTTACGCTAAAAATATTTGTTTAGGTGGTGGAATTATTATCAATAATATTCCGTTAATACGATAA
- the potA gene encoding spermidine/putrescine ABC transporter ATP-binding protein PotA — MINIHKTKIVQLHNVSKSYNKKKIISHFNLTIYHGEFVTLLGPSGCGKTTILRLIAGLDMVDEGLIFLNNTDITHLSAAQRQINTVFQSYALFPHMSVFDNVAFGLRMQNKHNKIINDRVIKILHMVQLKQFIYSKPHELSGGQQQRVAIARAIVNKPRILLLDESLSALDYSLRKKMQSELKALQRILGITFIFVTHNQEEALTISDRIILLNKGVIEQDSTPKEMYEEPKNLFVAKFIGNINIFHATIIKILYNQQVQVNLENFICNVKVLFPISIGDKIYVLIRPEDLRIKVINKKNNLNQKGLVGYIKEKNYKGMTLEFILELDNGKIITVNEFFNENDPYFDHALHQKMLITWVETWEVTLPYEQ, encoded by the coding sequence ATGATTAATATCCATAAAACAAAAATAGTTCAATTACATAATGTAAGTAAATCTTACAACAAAAAAAAAATAATATCTCATTTTAATTTAACTATTTATCATGGAGAATTTGTAACTTTATTAGGACCTTCAGGATGTGGTAAAACTACAATTTTAAGATTAATTGCTGGTTTAGATATGGTGGACGAAGGATTAATTTTCTTAAATAATACAGATATAACACACTTATCAGCTGCACAAAGACAAATTAATACTGTTTTCCAAAGTTATGCATTATTTCCACATATGTCTGTATTTGATAATGTAGCATTTGGTTTGAGAATGCAAAATAAACATAATAAAATTATTAATGATAGAGTTATTAAAATACTACATATGGTACAATTAAAACAATTTATATATAGTAAACCACATGAATTATCAGGAGGACAACAACAAAGAGTGGCTATAGCTAGAGCTATTGTTAATAAACCTCGTATATTATTATTAGACGAATCATTATCTGCATTAGATTATAGTTTACGTAAAAAAATGCAAAGTGAATTAAAAGCATTACAACGCATTTTAGGTATTACTTTTATTTTTGTGACACATAATCAAGAAGAAGCATTAACTATTTCAGATCGCATCATTTTATTAAATAAAGGTGTAATCGAACAAGATAGTACACCAAAAGAAATGTATGAAGAACCTAAAAATTTATTTGTTGCAAAATTTATAGGTAATATAAATATATTCCACGCTACAATTATTAAAATTTTATATAATCAACAAGTACAAGTAAATCTAGAAAATTTTATATGTAATGTTAAAGTTTTATTCCCTATTTCTATAGGTGATAAAATATATGTTCTTATACGTCCTGAAGATTTACGCATTAAAGTAATTAATAAAAAAAATAATTTGAATCAAAAAGGTCTAGTAGGTTATATTAAAGAAAAAAATTATAAAGGTATGACATTAGAATTTATTTTAGAACTAGACAATGGGAAAATTATTACTGTAAATGAATTTTTTAACGAAAATGATCCTTATTTTGATCATGCATTACATCAAAAAATGTTAATAACCTGGGTAGAAACATGGGAAGTGACATTACCTTATGAACAATAA
- a CDS encoding ABC transporter permease subunit: MNNKNVLYIKKFICVIIIGWILLFMILPNILIIIISFMHKDHIHLFKVPYTVSNYLNLLNFVYLKIFLHSMYISLYTTIICLIIGYTFAWYLVHMSITIQSLMLTLLFIPFWINSLTRIYSLKIFFSVNGWFNKILIYLHFIKYPIHIIYTPIAIILGSIYILLPFMIMPIYTCLKKLDKSCIEAAKDLGASPYKIFLHVIIPLTSPGIIAGCLLVLLPSIGMFSIADLMGGSKNLLIGNIIKNEFLNIRNWPFGAALSNIMTIITVMFLLLYWKLKYICNNYTYKGITNNV; the protein is encoded by the coding sequence ATGAACAATAAAAATGTATTATATATTAAAAAATTTATATGTGTTATTATTATAGGTTGGATATTATTATTTATGATTTTACCTAATATTTTAATAATTATTATTAGTTTTATGCATAAAGATCATATTCACTTATTTAAAGTGCCTTATACTGTTAGCAATTATTTAAATCTTTTAAATTTTGTATATTTAAAAATTTTTTTACATTCTATGTATATATCATTATATACAACTATAATCTGTTTAATTATTGGTTATACTTTTGCATGGTATTTAGTACATATGTCTATTACAATACAATCTTTAATGTTAACTTTATTATTTATACCATTTTGGATAAATTCGTTAACACGTATATATTCTTTAAAAATTTTTTTTAGCGTAAATGGTTGGTTTAATAAAATTTTAATTTATTTACATTTTATAAAATATCCTATACATATTATTTATACTCCCATAGCAATAATTTTAGGTTCTATATATATATTATTACCTTTTATGATTATGCCTATATATACTTGTTTAAAAAAATTAGATAAATCTTGTATAGAAGCCGCAAAAGATCTTGGAGCATCACCGTATAAAATATTCTTACATGTTATTATACCATTAACTAGCCCAGGAATTATTGCTGGATGTTTACTAGTATTATTACCTTCAATTGGAATGTTTTCAATAGCAGATTTAATGGGTGGTTCAAAAAATTTATTAATAGGTAATATTATTAAAAATGAATTTTTAAATATTAGAAATTGGCCATTTGGTGCTGCGCTTAGTAATATTATGACTATAATTACTGTCATGTTTTTACTATTATATTGGAAATTAAAATATATATGTAATAATTATACATATAAAGGCATAACTAATAATGTATAA
- a CDS encoding ABC transporter permease subunit, with protein MYKKIFKYIFKNLFLFLVYVWLYIPVIILVINSFNKSIFGIGWQGFTIKWYIIFLHNYLLLQVTYHTIILGICSATITIILGLLITLSLQYLHTYVKLFINISMVTMILSPDIVLAISLLLLFMLIHFPLGFWSLLCAHVTFCLPYVVITMCARINSFDVLILEAARDLGANDFIILVKIILPLITPTLISSWLLSFLLSIDDITISSFVSNPEYETLPLRIYSMAKLGTTPEINVLATILIMISIILLIISKLCLKKYYNF; from the coding sequence ATGTATAAAAAAATTTTTAAATATATTTTTAAAAATCTTTTTTTATTTTTAGTTTATGTATGGTTATATATTCCTGTAATTATTTTAGTAATAAATTCATTTAATAAATCTATTTTTGGTATAGGATGGCAAGGTTTTACCATTAAATGGTATATTATCTTTTTACATAATTATTTATTATTACAAGTAACATATCATACAATAATATTAGGCATATGTTCCGCAACTATAACCATAATATTAGGATTATTAATAACATTATCTTTACAATATTTACATACTTATGTAAAATTATTTATTAATATATCCATGGTAACTATGATATTATCTCCAGATATTGTGTTAGCTATATCATTATTATTATTATTTATGCTTATTCATTTTCCACTAGGTTTTTGGTCATTATTATGTGCTCATGTAACGTTTTGTTTGCCATATGTAGTTATTACTATGTGTGCCAGAATAAATAGTTTTGATGTATTAATCTTAGAAGCAGCAAGAGATCTAGGTGCGAATGATTTTATTATTTTAGTAAAAATAATATTACCCTTAATTACACCTACTCTTATTTCTAGTTGGTTATTAAGTTTTTTGTTATCTATAGATGATATTACAATATCTTCTTTTGTTAGTAATCCAGAATATGAAACTTTACCATTAAGAATTTATTCAATGGCTAAACTAGGTACTACACCTGAAATTAATGTATTAGCAACTATATTAATTATGATCTCTATCATATTATTAATTATAAGTAAATTATGTTTAAAAAAATATTATAATTTTTAA